Proteins from a single region of Bos javanicus breed banteng chromosome 7, ARS-OSU_banteng_1.0, whole genome shotgun sequence:
- the LOC133252037 gene encoding olfactory receptor 2T27-like produces MNQKNDTSTDFILLGLFPWFRHPNLLILIIILIYTAAFTGNAILLLLIWLDSHLHTPMYFLLSQLSLIDLAYISCTVPKMVTNYFTGKKNISYFSCATQLFFFLTLGLAECILLTLMAYDRYVAVCNPLRYTVLMNPNTCLQMAAAAWIGGALAALVHTIYPMNFPICGSREINHYFCEMPAILRLSCMDISAYEMVKFVSTIVFLLIPFILILTSYTLIFLTVLRMNSRKGKNKALATCSSHMTVVSLYFGQAIFIYMTPTLAHTPEQDQIGAVLGTIVTPMLNPLIYSLRNKEVAGALRKCMGKCYN; encoded by the coding sequence atgaatCAGAAGAATGATACCTCAACTGACTTCATCCTCCTGGGGCTCTTTCCCTGGTTCAGACATCCCAACCTCCTCATCCTCATTATCATCCTTATCTACACTGCGGCCTTTACTGGAAATGCCATACTACTCCTCCTTATCTGGCTGGACTCCCATCTTCATACGCCCATGTACTTCCTGCTCAGTCAGCTCTCCCTCATTGACCTGGCTTATATCTCCTGCACGGTCCCCAAAATGGTCACCAACTATTTCACAGGGAAGAAGAACATTTCCTATTTTTCCTGTGCTACtcagctcttctttttcctcacCCTTGGCCTTGCTGAGTGCATCTTGCTGACCCTCATGGcttatgaccgctatgtggctgTCTGTAACCCCCTGCGATACACAGTCCTCATGAACCCCAACACCTGTCTCCAGATGGCTGCTGCAGCCTGGATTGGTGGAGCCCTTGCAGCCCTTGTACACACCATCTATCCAATGAACTTCCCCATCTGTGGTTCCAGAGAGATTAATCATTACTTCTGTGAGATGCCTGCCATCCTGAGATTGTCTTGTATGGACATATCAGCCTATGAGATGGTGAAATTTGTGTCAACCATTGTTTTTCTCCTGATCCCATTTATTCTCATCCTAACTTCCTACACTCTCATCTTCCTCACTGTTCTCAGGATGAACTCTCGCAAGGGCAAGAACAAAGCCCTGGCTACCTGCTCTTCCCACATGACAGTGGTGAGTCTCTACTTTGGTCAAGCTATCTTCATCTACATGACACCCACCTTAGCCCATACACCTGAACAAGACCAGATTGGAGCTGTTCTTGGCACCATAGTGACCCCCATGCTCAACCCACtcatctacagcctgaggaatAAAGAAGTGGCCGGGGCTCTGAGGAAGTGCATGGGAAAGTGTTACAATTGA